The Phragmites australis chromosome 1, lpPhrAust1.1, whole genome shotgun sequence genomic interval CTGGGCACAAATGAATTTTCCTTGACTAATATGCCAAATATGGCAGCAAGATGTTCCAGTCAATATTGGTATTTACAAGTTATTTACAAGTCAAGCCACATCATCAGTATCTAAATCGATACCAGGATTTGATAACAAAATAGATGATACCAGCAAACACTACCAAATATGATGCATTTGCTAGGCCGAGTTTAGATATACATTAATGATGGGATATTTTGTTCAAATTCATTGGAATCCTGTAATGCATTGATTTAAATTGTGAATTCCTTATTCCGTATTGATTTCTACAACAAAACAAAGTAGCAATTCTATCAATAGATAGTAATCAAAGCTAAGTAAAATCTTACTGGGATCTGGTAATCATTGAAGTTATGCTTAAAGTCAAGTGCTATCTGAATTTGATGTGAACTTAGCTTTGAAAATATGGATTCCAGTTTGGTTCAGCTTCAACCCGATGCAAATTTTATCCATTTTCACCCCCTTGTTATATTCATTTGCTAAACATAGTTTTTGCCAGTGAAATACCTGAAGAAGCTCATTAAGAACAGCTTTGACTGGAAGAACTGACACAAGGCCTTCCAAGGCAGATAAGCTATCTATCAGAGCAAAAGAATTCCAACTGTGCTGTGGCTCGGACTTACTCATCTTTGATGAATCGATACATGAGAATATAACATTCCTAAGCAAGGGAAGGATTTGCTTGACAGTAAAACTTTCTCCAAGAAGTCCACCTATAATGAATAACATCAAGCAGTGATCACAGAACAAACAGTTTCAACATAACAAGAAAGCATTAGCAGGTTACCAATCCTGACCAAAGTATCGATTCCATCGACACATAAACCTTTGCCGAAACAGTTAATTAGTGGTACAACTGTCTGCAGAAAGTGGAGACTCCAATCAGTGATGCATGGTATTAGGGTGGTACACTAATAAAAGTTTCCACTTAGACTTGCCTGATGAACAGTTATTGGTATTCCTAGTTCGTCACTTGAGCCGATCAGAACAGTGGATGCAGCAGAGGCAGTAATCTTGTTAGGTGAATTGTATAAGTTTGTGATCACCAGAGGATGTACCTTCTCAATATAAGTTTGTTTTCCCAATTTCTTCCACAACTCTCGAACAAAAGAGTCTTGAAGGAGGGCAACCTTCAGGTGCGAATATTCTGCTGCCTGTAGCAACCACCAGAAGATAAGGCCCATCAGAAAGAAGAAAGTAGTGCTCCATCAAGGTTATTTATTGTGGTTTTCCCAGCTTCGTGGCAGGGTCCTAAAAAAGTTATAGCCAGCTATTTACGGTTTTCGCGGCAGGGCTCCAAAATAGTTATAGCGAGCTATTTAGAACCATGTGTTCCATAGATAAAAACTTTGAAATCAAGAAAAAACTACATGTGGATATATTTCCTACTGATATATCTTAACTGGCCTGTAAGATCTTCTGTATTATGTGCAGAACGAGCTCCTTAGTTGCTTGGATACTCAAGCAGTTTAGAAATTCTTTAAGCAGAGCCAAGGCCGACTCAGTGTCAACATCTGACAAAGATGATGAAACAAGAGATAGGCAGTAAGGTGCACACATTTCAGCAGCAAATTCTCCCATAGCTTTAAGTGCCCCTTCACTAGCAAGCTTAGCAACATACTTAATGCGCTCCCTAGATGTACACAAAACTTGAAGAGGAGCAAGAAACATATAAGCAGATCGAACTGATGGAGGAAAGTATGGTGACTCAAAAAGGTGCTTTGCTGATGGCCTCCTGCAATAAAAAGACAACATTCATATCAATGTAACAGTTTGTCTTTTAAATTCAAGAAAAACATCACCAGATGACCAGAGTGGTGGGATAGAAACTAGAAACATCAGATGTCGTTGCTGAAGTTACCTTTTCCACTCCCTCTGGATGCATGACTCAACAAGAAGTGTGACATGAGAAGGCAATTGTTGAAGTGCTCCTGGCATTATGCCATTTTCTTTGTATGCAGCTAGCAAGGCAGTATCAAAAAGTGGTCTGTGAAGATAGATTTCTGCCAGCATGCACCCAATAGAAAATACATCATTTGCATGTCGCTCATTAGCTGAATAAGACCCTTGATTCCAGAGCATCAGTTCTTGATAACCCATAGGGGGACCATCATCAGACTCAAAGCATTCAAGAAAGGAACTAAAATCAAAATCAGGTGCCACTGGCAATACACTGTCAGGTTGCAAGATCTGATCTGCAATTTGGTTATTAGTATATTTTGCTGAAGAGCTACAAGTTGAAGTGTCAGCATAATCATATATTGGATTCAAATGGTGttcaagctctgcaaacaaagTTGATTGCTCAAATTCTTCCAAACAGTCAATTTCTGAAAGCATATTTGGAGAACCACAGCTATTTAACACTGCATCAGTTGTTGCATTCCTTCGTCCCACACAGCATCTAGAACAAGACTCCATTTTGTTGTGGTAGACTGCGTGAGGTGTGCTAACAAGGCGCTTAGGATGAGGCCTCGTAAAAAGCTGACGTCGCCCGATTGATTTCGGCCTTGATGGATCACTAGGAGGCAACATGACATTTTTGGCTTCAACAGATGCCTCCCCACTAAGTTTATAGCCAAAAGTTATGTCGATCCAATGATGCAGTTGTTGCGAGACTCGATCACCCTCTAAAGCATCCCTGTGCAGACAAATGAAATCCTCTGCGGATGTCGCCCAGGAAGGCAAAGCCAAATCACTCATTTCAGAATGAAGAGAAACGAAAATCCGAGGATCACTATAAAATTCTGGAATGCATTCATCAGGAGTCCATTGGTAAAGCCTTTGCATACTAGATGGGTATTCATTGGGCTCATAGACGGAACGCACAGCTGACCTCAAGATGGTCTTAGGTAACCTCCTTGCTTTGTAACTGCAGACAGCTAGCTCTGAGAGACACTCATCAGAAACATGATGCGGAACCTCAGATGATGAATATGTAAAATCCAACTGTTCATCACCCTTTGCCAACCGCCACTTACTTTTGGTCAGGTCCCTCCAACCATTATCAGAACTTTCATCAGGCATCACTGTGAAATCTattacccaaggcatcactgtgTGAAAAGCTGGATCACCCCACCTTCTACCAGCTAACTTGTTCAAGACAAGAAGGTATTCATAATTACTCAATTCACCTGCCCACCATTTCTTAAAGTGAGATTGCCAATCCAAGGATGATTGCAGTTTGAAACCAGCATAGATGGCTTTTGAAGAACAGTCCTCCATAGAACAGCATAAATTAGCTGAACATTTAGGATCGGCAAAGCCCAAATTGTGTTTTACAGGACAGGTATCACTTACACTCAGGTAAGGCCATAAGGAATCTGATATCAAGATGTTTGATGGTCTTAGATTGCCATGATGAACTCCTAAATCATGAAGGTATGCCAAAGCAGATATTATCTGGTACATGAGAAATCTAATATGCCAATCTGAGCAGAATGCCTCTGAACTGTAGTGCATGATATTTTCCAAAGTGTATGGAGCCTTTGGATGCAACAAGTAGTAAGAATCAGATGTTTCTAGAACACCTAAAACTGGTAAGATGTTGGGATGCCTCACACAGCCAGAAGTATGTAAGTCATCGAATGCTGAAAATCCAACAAAACTGAGGAAATCTAAACCAGCACTTCCACTAATTTTGTTTTCAGACAACAGATTTAACGAATTAATCACATTCTGTTCAGTTGACAAGTTCAGGtaacttgtgatgagctctctAACCTCTGAATTGTGGCCTATGCTGAGATAATGAACAGGAATTAACATGGTAATTGTGCCTATGACCATTTGCTGCTTACAGAAGCCAGAGGGACTTTTATCATCTTCAGTGCATTCTTTGCCAGAAGACGAACCTGCTTGCTCAGTATATCGGTTATCATCATTATATATGCTTTGCTCTGCCGGAGGATCTATATGAATGCCATTCTCCAAGGACTTGTTGTCACTGTAGGGGATGAAAATGTGttgaattttgtatatgttgatACATCAATTTGGGAGCCTTTTGGAAATAAAGATTCCTTGAAAAGAAAATTACCATTGTTTACTACCAAAAGACGCTTTACCACCATGTAGTCCCACTAACACAAAACCGGAGGTATGCTGCCTGCAACATATACAGCACCACTTCTGAGTAAGGATTAGGGCAAAGGAGATGAAAAAGAAAACTGCACTAAGATGGAAAAGGGACAGATTTCAATGAACCTGAATGCAAGTAACTCTGATAAACACACACAGCATAGAGGTTCAAATGCTTTACCGGCATTTTTTTGAACGGAGCTTTACCAGCATTTGCTATGGTTTTGTTTTATGGATGGGTAATTTGCTATAtggaaaaataagaaaattgcTCACATGATTGATTTGGATGCTTTTTATGAATCAGAATTTCTTGCAAGTCATGTTTAAAGAACTGTCAGTCTGTCATACATTTTATAGCTGTCAAACTGGGATGTCTACTACACAACTGTATTCCAAATGTCACGCCATAAAATCTTCGCATGTTCTTCTATAAtattcaaaatttaaataagAAGTTTCAAATGGCATTGATAGGATAACTGATAAAAAATTATCAGCTACAGCTCAGTTGGAGATTAACTCCTTGTATTGATATGATCATAAATGGTCTAAAGTGTTGAGCTTATCTTTCATACTATGTTGTGACCTCATAACAATGTAACGTTATACACAGGTAACACAGCTACAGTCGAATGATACAATTTTTTCATAATGATATCGACACATATTGCAACAATATCCAAATATCTCCACATGAAAAGGCAAAAACTAAGTAAGCCAAAAATGCTTAGCCTTACCTGCCATTACTTTCCTCGGCTCCGTCAGATGCCATCTGCATCGAAGAGGAAACAAGCATTATGCCCAAACTACAACCAATAGCTCTTCCACGAGCACATGGACCAAACCAAACTAAACAAGGGTTTTAGGGAGAGTTGTCGAAGCCAACTAAATGCCGCCTCGCGACAGCACGCCGCGCGAACTAAAGAGGAAGGCATCAGCTCGCTTTGCGACCGGAGAGAGCACCCAGAAATCGAGAGATGGAGTCGAGGCGGACCTGAACGACGGCGGAGGAGGCGAAGGGGAGAGGGGAGTCGGAGAGGCCGTGGACGAAGGAGAGGCCAGAGCCGGCGAGGTCCGAGAGGACGCGCCGCTCCAGGCAGTCTGGGCACACTGCGCCCGTCTCCGGCGAGCAGAccatcgccggcggcgaggcctGGATCGGAGGAGCAGAGGCCGAATTTCGTGTGACGGAAGGCCTGTGCTGTGGACCCCTCGAGGAATGCTGGACTGAATCGGTTTGTGCAGGGTTAGACATGGCCTTGGCCGGGGCGAGTGAGCTGGTCTGGCTCGACCAACTCCACCGAGTCAGACTAGAGGCGCAGCATTCACCGCTCGTCTCCCTTCCGGACGAAGCTGGGCAGAAAAAATTACAGATTTGCCACttttaataaatactaattaTCTGTTGAGACTAACGTATGGTTCAACCTGAATCTATACAACTAGATCTATGTGGTAAATTGACTGTCACTCCATATTAAAAATGGTAAATATGCAAATCTCTCGGGCACGGGTGCACGGTGATCATTAAAAAACCGAGTGCACGactattttttttaggaaagTGGCTTGAAGGCCTATATTGCTAATATAAGGATCAGTACATTAGAGCAGACAAACCCTGTGAGGGCcaaatcaacaacaacaaaaaagaaagcaaaaataCATTGAAAGCAAGTCGGTCACCAGAAAGAGACCGTCGAAGAAACCAGCCACTTATACCAAGTTGGAGAAGAAGGTCCAATAACCATTAAAAGCCGCATGCCAGAAACCGTTGAACGCACATTAGCAACCTGCTTCACTTCTTGGTAGGTTACAATCTCCGCCATCATTCCCTCTGGTGGCAGGAACGTCAGCCCAAAAGGATTCAGGTGTTGCCAAACACTAGTAGGTAACACCGACAACCCAGAAACAATTCGTGGCACTATTGTAGATGAGAAATCTAGCCAGTGACATAGAAAAACAAGTCCATCATAGGGATATAAAATATAGTAGCCTTAGAGAAGAGCTTGGGCTACGAAAGGCATATATACCACTCACCAACTTTGCCGGAGAGGACATTGTAACCACCAACGCTCGAAATGATGGCCAGGACATCAGAGCTGAGATCCTCAATGAAGAAGCTGGGAGGAAATATATTCTCATACGCACCTTTAGTCGCAAACGAAGCCGCCATAAGGAGCCTGAAGCTCCACCGCCGAAGATGGACAGCGAGCAAACCCTGGAACTAGTAGTTAAACAACTAGCTAACTATCTACATATCACTCAGAGAGAATCAGGTCCCCCTTGCCACCCGACATCGGTGAGGACACCGAAGCCGCTGGATGTGAAGAGAGCAAGAGGAATCGCTAGCGAAGCTCGGGCGCGCGGCTGTCTTTCTTTTTGCCTTTACTGTATTCGCATGGGATCGAGGCTTGTTCGGTGCATGGCGATAGTGATCAAATGGGTTATGAGTAGCGTTATCCAAATGGCCCATGTCAAATAGGTTAGCCCCAAATACAATATTGTAGACATAGTTTAGACACGGTATAATCTAATATCTATTTCATTTGGACCAACATGGTGCGAAGCCTTAGGCCATGCTGGACCACCACCCTGACACGGTGGACCAGCACGAGCATAACCTAATAGAAGAGGGCTGGCAAGGCGCAGCCCAGGCATGAGCACAACCCATGAGACATGATCAGCCCGCAAGGTCAGGCTGCACCCCAAGGGTCACAGATTGTGCCTAATGTGCAAGGCATTACCCGTTTAGCCTGTTAAATtaaacaactagccgtttttTACCATTTGagtaaaaaatgataaaagtaCAAAAACGCACAAACTATACATTTTTCCTTATCATTAATAAACCTTATTATTTACATCCAATTAAGTGTCGAAGATCTTTCCatgatttttcaatttttatattttttgatttatttatgattttttaatttttttccaacTTTTTGATATATTTCATTCCTAAACGGGCTAGCTGTGCCTCTCTTGGTCCATCAGGTCGATCGTGCATCAGGCCGACCCCAAGCTCTGCACGCCGACCCCAAGGCTCGATAAATCCGATGAGACCGAAGCCTCGGCATATTGGCTGGCACAGCACAATAGCTCGATCATGCCTACCTATGCCATGCCTATAAATCAGAATTACTATTTGGTTGAATTCCGATTTCGAATTCGGTTCCAGTTTCTCCTTAACAATATTTCTCTGATTAATTAAAATCACTTTGTGCAATCGTTTAATTAACTGGCTGGAGTCGAATTCTTGAAAGAGATGATAATTATGCAATTGACTAATGTACCCATATGTTGATTTGTTTTCAATAGCGTCACTCCCACTATTCTCTCTCTATTAATTAACACAcagacacacatatatatacacgacAAGTCTATTCCACGTCTAGATATACTATAGTTTATCACAACGCATACCCCAGTTTCAACTTAAAGGTAAACTAATTACAACCACGTGTCCAAaagtacataattgcaacatgagAAGCTAACAAGTTATAATcaattacaatatatatatatatatatagacatatatatatagacatatatatatatacacggcaAAGTTATGCGCAGAATAGCCTCGCTCTGCACCGCACGCGCCCCGGTCGAGCCACCCACGTGCGTGCTGCCTGACCAACCGAGCCACCCACGTGCCCCTAGTCTCCAACGTGTACAAACAAATGAGCTAACCAAACAACGCGCCACGTCACCCATCATCCCACCTCACCGGTAAAACTTTTGTTgattcaaatttttaaaaaccAGTATCTCTCGATCCACAGATCCAATTTATGATCCGTTTGAAgcatattgttggaaaaaatgtgcttaacaaaatgagatccatgAAGGCTatattttgctgaaattttaggaTCGTAACAGAGTTACATACcatagttacaatatggtagatACTCCAGTTACAATATGAAGAACACTACAGTTACAATATAGTGAATTGTATTATTGAGTGTCGACtaattacaacatggtagacactttagttacaacatattGAACACTACAGTTACAACATGTCTAACAATACAGTTGCAATATTATCAAGCAGTGCAGTTGCACATGGTTAAGCAGTACAATTGcaaacatgaaaaaattaaatcaaatcaattgcaTTATGCAATTAAGATCAGTTATAATATGTCTAACACTGCAGTTATAATATTGTGTTGTGCTATAAGTATTGTTTCTCGACAGTCCTTCGGACCTTGCTTTTGTCTCTTTCTTGATTATTTATAGTATTAGCTAGTTCAACAGATCATATAGTTTGTGTTCCTTCTAAATGCTTCAGTGCTGTATGTATGTGGTAAAGAGTGCAGTCTTCCAAGTTTTTACTTTCATCTTTCTGTGACTTTGTGTCCCAATGCAATTCTTGTTTTTCGTCTCTTTGCATGTGTGAGTTGACTAGCATGAATTATTAACTAAAGCAATTCTTTTGTGAATAATTGTGGCAGGTTACAAGAATAGAGTTTATGCATTCCAAAGAGTAGTTACACAGAAAACCAGTAAACTTTCTGATGGGTCATGGCCGTACAGTTGtaacataaataaaataaaatcaacaTATTATAACACTACAACTACAATATggtagacaatctagttacaaTATACTGAACATTGCAGTTATAACATGATGATTGCTGTGTTGCATGTCGACTAGTTACAACAATGTAAACACTCTAATTACAATATGGTGAACACTACAATTACCACATGTCTAACAGTACAATTGTAACATGGTCAAGCAGTATAgttgcaacatgaaaaaataaaatcaaataaattacATCATGCAACTAAGAACAATTACAACATGTCTAACACTGCAGTTACAACGTGTATATTAAAACTACATAATCAAGCAATACAATTGCAGCATGATAGTAACTAAAGTCATGTTTTCTGTACTGTGCAATGCTCATACACCAGCAACAGCAGCTCAGATGTAGAACGGATGGGTAGCTCAGATGTTAACTATACCTCATGGTATTCTTTTTATTCTCTAGATAGCGGCAGAATGGACCTTATGGTTCTATTTGAAGGATCACAGGTAGTTTTCTGAATGATTCTTTCCATAGAGCTTATATGATACTATGGTTTTGATATATGCCATCTTGTGTGTTTTATTTCCTCTTTGTAGGAAGTCTCGAAGAAAGCTTATGAGCCAGTCTGTGAGCAAGTCAGAAGCATCAATGAAGAGCTGACTAAGTTGAGGTTgtattttctcttcttctttttttatcttgCAGCAGAGCTTGAGCATCAGGTTCTTTTTGTGTGTTGTAATCTTGTTTGCTCTTGATCTCTTCCAATTGTATTCCTCACACAATTGATTCTTAGTTCTTAGTTTCTTAGGTGATAGTAACTCTTCTTTAATATGCTTCATCCTGATTTTGTTCATACTCCTGTGAATACAGAGGAAGGAAGCTAATTCCATTTCACTCAGAAATGCGGAGTTGATGTATTTGATAGTTGATTACGAAAGTAGAACTCAAGGAAGCTATCGATGGAGGTCTATTGAAATTTAGTACTTCCATTATAATCAACATggtagacaatctagttacaacatactGAACATTGCGGTTACAATATGGTGAACTGTAGTATTGCATGTCGACTAGTTACAACaaggtagacactctagttacaatatagTGAGCACTACAATTACAACATGTCTAACAGTACagttacaacataaaaaaatcaaatcaaatcaattatATCATACAACTAAGAGCAATTAC includes:
- the LOC133911437 gene encoding protein GFS12 → MVCSPETGAVCPDCLERRVLSDLAGSGLSFVHGLSDSPLPFASSAVVQMASDGAEESNGRQHTSGFVLVGLHGGKASFGSKQCDNKSLENGIHIDPPAEQSIYNDDNRYTEQAGSSSGKECTEDDKSPSGFCKQQMVIGTITMLIPVHYLSIGHNSEVRELITSYLNLSTEQNVINSLNLLSENKISGSAGLDFLSFVGFSAFDDLHTSGCVRHPNILPVLGVLETSDSYYLLHPKAPYTLENIMHYSSEAFCSDWHIRFLMYQIISALAYLHDLGVHHGNLRPSNILISDSLWPYLSVSDTCPVKHNLGFADPKCSANLCCSMEDCSSKAIYAGFKLQSSLDWQSHFKKWWAGELSNYEYLLVLNKLAGRRWGDPAFHTVMPWVIDFTVMPDESSDNGWRDLTKSKWRLAKGDEQLDFTYSSSEVPHHVSDECLSELAVCSYKARRLPKTILRSAVRSVYEPNEYPSSMQRLYQWTPDECIPEFYSDPRIFVSLHSEMSDLALPSWATSAEDFICLHRDALEGDRVSQQLHHWIDITFGYKLSGEASVEAKNVMLPPSDPSRPKSIGRRQLFTRPHPKRLVSTPHAVYHNKMESCSRCCVGRRNATTDAVLNSCGSPNMLSEIDCLEEFEQSTLFAELEHHLNPIYDYADTSTCSSSAKYTNNQIADQILQPDSVLPVAPDFDFSSFLECFESDDGPPMGYQELMLWNQGSYSANERHANDVFSIGCMLAEIYLHRPLFDTALLAAYKENGIMPGALQQLPSHVTLLVESCIQREWKRRPSAKHLFESPYFPPSVRSAYMFLAPLQVLCTSRERIKYVAKLASEGALKAMGEFAAEMCAPYCLSLVSSSLSDVDTESALALLKEFLNCLSIQATKELVLHIIQKILQAAEYSHLKVALLQDSFVRELWKKLGKQTYIEKVHPLVITNLYNSPNKITASAASTVLIGSSDELGIPITVHQTVVPLINCFGKGLCVDGIDTLVRIGGLLGESFTVKQILPLLRNVIFSCIDSSKMSKSEPQHSWNSFALIDSLSALEGLVSVLPVKAVLNELLQDQVCLHIKVLMQIHLDLRVIQVATTALVDLCQRIGPENTSTYVLPQLKELFAELAFSHESAGLSLPKKGLKISEGNKSEPIKLESRIDLVLFLYPFLASLVGIEKLREYCSTWFLLEKALQRLYNWKWEPFGDCSKNAENLKGQRFRPGNYISSEFVPTKLLFNGVGQSVPQSEIAQSDWNGAASKLGSKFEHEASSDNSFTSSSGNQPWFWFPSPDSSWGAPDFLGRSGGVRDELPWKIKASVLYSARAHPGALHSLAVHDDECTVFTGGVGPGFKGSIQRWELPNMNCTSGYYGHEEVVNSICILSITGRVASCDGTIHIWNGQTGKLIAAHAESSTNFPLQTASIEQANMLSQDALSGGILSNAFRGSLYTAMHYMESEGRLVAGMGNGSIRFIDISRDQKLHLWKSDSAEISFSSLVSAICSCGSDKLRKGSSVASSSWIAAGLSSGYCRLLDERSGNIIAVWRAHDGHITKLAAPDDHLIVSSSLDRTLRVWDLRGNLATQSTIFRSHSDGISNFSVWGQDVLSISRNKIALTSLSKPASEIGHQQLVLQNLYSADRGMKHKNLSVLSTIAVLPLSRLFLVGTEDGFLKICH